The genomic interval GAATCCCTTTAAATCAAGAGCATAGAGTTTGAACTGATCCGAGAGATCTCTCAAGACATACTTCCAATATTCCTTCGAGCCGGACCAACAGTGGATCAGTAACACCTGTTCGCCATGACCGCTGACCTCATATACGATCCTTCCATGACCGGCCAACACGATCTCCTTCACACTGCTATTACGCTTCACCTTTTCACCGAGCGCATCCCTCACGGTGTTTATGGGAAGCTCGGCGTGCCTGTTCAGCCTACCGGTTAGGAGGGAGATGATGAAGGCTAACGCCATGATGATGCTGATGGCAAGGAAGGGAAGTATAATGTTGTGGAGGAACCTCCTCCGCCTGTTCAACATCCCTTTATTTCGCCTCTGACCGTTTTTTTTTTGAGTGTGGCATCTGCCTGAAGCTAGCTGTTCGCCATCCGTGGATCAACGGTCATTCGTGGTCATTAGGTCTTTCGGCTTTATTCCGACTCGATCAAGGATTTCAGCGGGTTGTCCTCTATATCCAGGGGCAGGTTGATCTTCGCCCTTCTTCGGCTCGACTCATAGGCGGCGAAGATAATCTCGGTAGCGATAAGCGCCTTACGAGCACTGAGCTCCGGCTCGCGACCACTCTTCAGGGCATCCACCACATCGGCTATTGCCCGCTCGATATATCCTGGCCCGTGAAGTCCCTCACCCTGGGTGTCAATCACCTCCCACTCGGTGGATCCCCCGCGTCTGATCCTAAGGTTCGATCCATCCGGTGCACCGACCTCTATGATGCCTTCCGTGCCGATCAATCTGTTGTGAGCGCCTATGGCTTCAGCAGCAGCCCCGGTACCCATTATGGCGAACACCCCGTTGCGGTACTTCCATATGAATATCCCGTGATCCTCCACGGGTGCGCCGAAGACCAGCCTACCACTGGAGTAATCTATGCCGCCCATAACCCACTCGGCCGGGGTCTCATCGTTATAGAAGCTGAACATATCTACGTAGTGCGTGCCATAATCGTATATATTGCCACATGCTCCTTCGAGCCTCACCAGATCCCCGATCTCTCCGGATTTAAGGAGCTCGCGCGCCATCCTGAACGGTTTACCGAACCGGCGTTGATGATTGAATGTGAGTTGCACACCTCTTTCCTCACACATCCGTGCCATTCTTTGAGCGCCGCTCCAGGTATCGGCCATCGGTTTTTCGCAATGTATGGCCTTAACGCCTGCCATAGCGCAGTCTATCACCATCCTCTCGTGAAGGTGAGGCCAGGTGCAGATGCTGACTATATCAAGCTTCTCTTTGCCAAGCATCTCGCTGTAATCGAGGTAGATGTTCGGGACGTCGAAGGTCTCGGCGAAGACCTCGACGTTCTCACGGACTATATCGGCGGCGGCGACTATCTCGCAATCATCCAGCGCCTTATAGGCGACGGCATGTGAATAGGCCATGGCAAATCCCGTCGCATCGCCCCGTTTCTTTCTCCTTCCCGTTCCGATTATCCCAACCCTGAATTTCTCCATTGAAGTGCTCCTTTAGGTGGATTTCATCGCTCCTATTATATCCTCTGCTCGAATCCCCTGTCAATCGATCAGCGTTATCTCCACCAGTTCCGGCTCAGATGATCGAAATAGAAGAGGGCGTTCTCGACGGGGACGTTGCTGGGAATATGATTTCCAACGGCGAACATAAAGCCAGGACAGCCCTTAGCTATCCTGAGTGTTTCGTCTATCTCCTTTCTGATTTTTTCCCTTGTCCCAAAGGTCAGAGTCCGACAGTCCACCTTACTACCTATGATCACATGTGTCTTGCCGTATTTTTCGACTATGTAGTCTAGCGATGTGGTGGGCTCGAATATGAATCCATCTGCGCCAG from Candidatus Poribacteria bacterium carries:
- a CDS encoding Gfo/Idh/MocA family oxidoreductase; the protein is MEKFRVGIIGTGRRKKRGDATGFAMAYSHAVAYKALDDCEIVAAADIVRENVEVFAETFDVPNIYLDYSEMLGKEKLDIVSICTWPHLHERMVIDCAMAGVKAIHCEKPMADTWSGAQRMARMCEERGVQLTFNHQRRFGKPFRMARELLKSGEIGDLVRLEGACGNIYDYGTHYVDMFSFYNDETPAEWVMGGIDYSSGRLVFGAPVEDHGIFIWKYRNGVFAIMGTGAAAEAIGAHNRLIGTEGIIEVGAPDGSNLRIRRGGSTEWEVIDTQGEGLHGPGYIERAIADVVDALKSGREPELSARKALIATEIIFAAYESSRRRAKINLPLDIEDNPLKSLIESE